A single window of Lathamus discolor isolate bLatDis1 chromosome 20, bLatDis1.hap1, whole genome shotgun sequence DNA harbors:
- the MLX gene encoding max-like protein X: protein MAEPPCAAAEDAWGKVDAAYGDNGLDSALFMESARKSSIVSRANSIGSTSASSVPNTDDEDSDYHQEPYKESYKDRRRRAHTQAEQKRRDAIKKGYDDLQAIVPTCEQQDFSIGSQKLSKAIVLQKTIDYIQFLHKEKKKQEEELSTLRKDVMALKIMKANYEQIVKAHQDNPNEGKNQVSDEVKFNVFQGIMDSLFQSFNASISVTSFQELSACVFSWIEEHCKPQTLQDIVIGVLHQLKSQLY from the exons ATGGCGGAGCCGCCCTGCGCCGCGGCCGAGGACGCGTGGGGGAAg GTGGACGCAGCGTACGGCGACAATGGCCTGGACTCGG CGCTCTTCATGGAGAGCGCCCGGAAAAGCAGCATCGTGTCCCGGGCCAACAGCATCGGCTCCACCAGCGCCTCCTCTGTCCCCAACACAG ACGATGAGGACAGCGATTACCACCAGGAGCCCTACAAGGAGTCGTACAAGGACCGGCGCAGGCGGGCGCACACGCAGGCGGAGCAGAAGAGGCGAGATGCCATCAAG AAAGGCTACGATGACCTCCAGGCCATCGTTCCCACCTGCGAGCAGCAGGATTTCTCCATAGGCTCCCAGAAGCTGAGCAAGGCCATTGTTCTCCAGAAAA CCATTGACTACATCCAGTTCCTgcacaaggaaaagaagaagcaAGAGGAGGAGCTTTCCACCCTCAGGAAGGACGTGATGGCCTTGAAGATCATGAAAGC GAACTATGAGCAGATTGTGAAAGCTCATCAGGACAACCCCAACGAGGGGAAGAACCAGGTCTCCGACGAGGTGAAGTTCAACGTGTTCCAAGGCATTATGGATTCCCTCTTCCAGTCCTTTAACGCCTCCATCTCGGTGACGAGTTTCCAGGAGCTCTCGGCATGCGTCTTCAGCTGGATTGAGGAGCACTGCAAGCCCCAG ACGCTGCAGGACATCGTGATCGGGGTCCTGCACCAGCTCAAGAGCCAGCTCTACTGA
- the PSMC3IP gene encoding homologous-pairing protein 2 homolog, with protein sequence MAPGRACPAGGAAAAVLLRYLREQNRPYSAQDAFSNLQREHGLGKAAVGKALEQLAQQGRIREKAYGKQKIYFADQEQLPAASDAELRGLDAQIAALSGRVQALQQSCRQMEAELKDLSSSMTTSEMAKEIEELKKDCESYTEKLERMKSATNHVTPEEKEKVCSEQKLYCREWRRRKRMATELLDAILEGYPKSKKQFFEEVGIETDEEHNVVLPAAL encoded by the exons ATGGCGCCGGGGCGGGCG TGTCCCGCAGGAGGCGCCGCCGCCGCTGTGCTGCTGCGGTACCTGCGGGAGCAGAACCGGCCCTACAGTGCCCAGGACGCCTTCAGCAACCTGCAGCGGGAGCACGGGCTCGGCAAGGCg GCCGTGGGGAAGGCGCTGGAGCAGCTGGCGCAGCAGGGCCGCATCCGGGAGAAGGCCTACGGGAAGCAGAAGATCTACTTCGCCGACCAG GAGCAGCTCCCGGCCGCCAGCGATGCCGAGCTCCGCGGGCTGGACGCGCAGATCGCGGCCCTCTCCGGCCGGGTGCAGgcgctgcagcagagctgccggCAGATGGAGGCGG agctgaagGACCTGAGCAGCTCCATGACAACCTCTGAGATGGCCAAAGAGATCGAGGAGCTGAAGAAGGACTGTGAGAGTTACACAGAGAAACTGGAGAGGATGAAGTCGGCCACGAACCATGTCACTccggaagaaaaggagaag GTCTGCAGTGAGCAGAAGCTGTATTGCAGAGAGTGGCGGCGCAGAAAGCGAATG gcgACCGAGCTGCTGGACGCCATCCTGGAGGGGTACCCCAAAAGCAAGAAGCAATTCTTT gaggagGTCGGGATAGAGACGGACGAGGAGCACAACGTCGTGCTGCCAGCGGCCCTGTGA
- the RETREG3 gene encoding reticulophagy regulator 3 isoform X1, whose amino-acid sequence MAAATAAAAAPGERQRRVQALSAALRSRLGPYEPVLSAVQAALVWERPGRSALWWAAVHGLFWFFALTSLRLLFLVAFTLIVVVCVDKWKSKIWPEIGVARPDELDNESWGYVHPRLLGVPELCHHLAEGWVAGTNFFSNLFIFKRQNPGKFCLLVCGVFTFLAVLGRYIPGLLLSYLLLLFILLWPLAVYHRLGQRMYVRLEPALQRLRFSFRGYMIPKQREKQLRHRSLNQEAVDDGSDSEEELAAFCPKLDDSVVAKELTISDSEHSDAEVSYTENGMFNLSRGQTPLTEGSEDLDGHSDPEESFARDLPDFPSINPEVTGIDDEDDTSIGIPSLAYRSQVTEDLHLPYEQEEGSGLPPVQNLPGNIAGFVTRSMIQLALAGAPQPGPSRSDNPQRAAKTYLRMASLDLDTDAEGDDFELLDQSELNQLDPAGSRGQ is encoded by the exons ATGGCGGCggcgacggcggcggcggcggccccgggcgAGCGGCAGCGGCGGGTGCAGGCCCTGAGCGCGGCGCTGCGGAGCCGCCTCGGGCCCTACGAGCCGGTGCTGAGCGCCGTGCAGGCTGCGCTGGTGTGGGAGCGGCCGGGCCGCAGCGCGCTGTGGTGGGCGGCGGTGCACGGCCTCTTCTG GTTTTTTGCTCTGACTTCTCTTCGCTTGCTGTTCCTGGTTGCGTTTACCCTCATAGTAGTAGTTTGTGTAGATAAGTGGAAGAGCAAAATCTGGCCTGAAATCGGAG TGGCAAGACCTGACGAATTAGACAATGAGAG ctggggatACGTCCACCCTCGGCTGCTCGGAGTGCCAGAGCTCTGTCACCACCTGGCTGAAGGATGGGTGGCTGGGACCAACTTCTTCAGCAATCTCTTCATTTTCAAGAGGCAAAACCCTGGCAAG TTTTGCCTTCTAGTGTGTGGAGTCTTTACTTTCCTGGCTGTCCTGGGCCGCTATATCCCTGGACTCTTGCTCTCCTACTTGCTAT TGCTCTTCATCCTGCTGTGGCCCCTTGCTGTGTACCACAGACTGGGGCAGCGCATGTACGTGAGGCTGGAGCCAGCTCTGCAGCGGCTGCGGTTCAGCTTTCGAGGCTACATGATACCAAAGCAGCGGGAGAAGCAAT TGCGTCACCGATCCCTGAACCAGGAGGCTGTGGATGATGGGAGTGACAGTGAGGAGGAACTTGCTGCCTTCTGTCCTAag CTGGATGACTCCGTGGTCGCCAAGGAGCTCACCATCTCCGACTCAGAGCATTCGGATGCTGAGGTTTCCTACACAGAGAATGGGATGTTCAACCTTTCAAGGGGCCAGACTCCCCTGACAGAGGGGTCAGAAG acCTGGACGGTCACAGTGACCCAGAAGAATCTTTTGCCCGGGATCTCCCTGACTTCCCTTCCATAAACCCAGAGGTAACTGGCATAGATGATGAAGATGACACCAGCATTGGGATCCCAAGCCTGGCTTACCGCTCACAAGTGACTGAAGATCTGCACCTCCCATatgagcaggaggaaggcagtggCCTGCCCCCCGTACAGAACCTGCCTGGCAACATCGCCGGCTTCGTCACCAGAAGCATGATCCAGCTCGCCCTGGCAGGAGCCCCTCAGCCAGGCCCCTCACGCAGCGACAATCCCCAGAGGGCTGCAAAGACTTACCTCAGAATGGCCAGCTTGGACTTGGACACTGATGCGGAAGGAGATGACTTTGAACTGCTGGATCAGTCTGAGCTGAACCAGCTGGATCCTGCGGGCTCCCGGGGCCAGTAG
- the TUBG1 gene encoding tubulin gamma-1 chain: MPREIITLQLGQCGNQIGFEFWKQLCAEHGISPEGIVEEFATEGTDRKDVFFYQADDEHYIPRAVLLDLEPRVIHSILNSPYANLYNPENIYLSEHGGGAGNNWASGFSQGEKIHEDIFDIIDREADGSDSLEGFVLCHSIAGGTGSGLGSYLLERLNDRYPKKLVETYSVFPNQDEMSDVVVQPYNSLLTLKRLTQNADCVVVLDNTALNRIATDRLHIQNPSFSQINQLVSTIMSASTTTLRYPGYMNNDLIGLIASLIPTPRLHFLMTGYTPLTTDQSVASVRKTTVLDVMRRLLQPKNVMVSTGRDRQTNHCYIAILNIIQGEVDPTQVHKSLQRIRERKLANFIPWGPASIQVALSRKSPYLPSAHRVSGLMMANHTNISSLFERTCRQYDKLRKREAFLEQFRKEDIFKENFDELDNSREIVQQLIDEYHAATRPDYISWGTQEQ; encoded by the exons ATGCCGCGGGAGATCATCACCCTGCAGCTGGGCCAGTGCGGCAACCAGA TCGGGTTCGAGTTCTGGAAGCAGCTCTGCGCCGAGCACGGCATCAGCCCCGAGGGCATCGTGGAGGAGTTCGCCACCGAGGGCACCGACCGCAAGGACGTCTTCTTCTACCAG GCGGACGATGAGCACTACATCCCACGAGCCGTGCTGCTGGACCTGGAGCCCCGCGTTATCCATTCCATCCTGAACTCCCCTTATGCCAACCTGTACAACCCAGAAAACATCTACTTGTCTGAGCATGGCGGGGGAGCTGGGAACAACTGGGCCAGTGGCTTCTCACAG GGAGAAAAAATCCACGAAGATATCTTTGATATAATAGACAGAGAGGCTGATGGGAGCGACAGCTTGGAA GGCTTTGTGCTTTGCCACTCCATTGCTGGCGGAACGGGCTCGGGACTGGGCTCGTACCTCCTGGAGAGGCTGAATGACAG GTATCCCAAGAAGCTGGTGGAGACCTACTCAGTTTTCCCAAACCAGGATGAGATGAGCGATGTTGTGGTCCAGCCCTACAACTCTCTGCTGACACTGAAGAGGCTGACACAGAACGCTGACTGCGTG GTGGTTCTGGACAACACAGCCTTGAACCGGATCGCGACAGACCGGCTGCACATCCAGAACCCATCCTTCTCTCAGATCAACCAGCTG GTCTCCACCATCATGTCTGCCAGCACCACCACGCTCCGGTACCCCGGGTACATGAACAACGACCTCATTGGGCTCATTGCCTCGCTGATCCCCACACCCCGGCTGCACTTCCTCATGACGGGCTACACGCCGCTCACCACCGACCAGTCG GTGGCCAGCGTGAGGAAAACCACAGTCCTGGATGTGATGAGGCGATTGCTGCAGCCTAAGAACGTGATGGTGTCCACAGGCCGAGACAGGCAGACCAACCACTGCTACATTGCCATCCTCAACATCATCCAGGGGGAGGTGGATCCCACACAG GTTCACAAGAGTCTGCAGCGGATCCGGGAGAGGAAACTGGCCAACTTCATCCCCTGGGGTCCTGCCAGCATCCAGGTGGCTTTATCCCGCAAGTCCCCGTACCTGCCCTCGGCACACCGTGTCAGCGGCCTCATGATGGCAAACCACACCAACATCTCCTCG CTGTTTGAGCGGACGTGCCGGCAGTACGACAAGCTGCGCAAGCGGGAGGCGTTCCTGGAGCAGTTCCGCAAGGAGGACATCTTCAAGGAGAACTTCGACGAGCTGGACAACTCCCGGGAGATCGTGCAGCAGCTCATCGACGAGTACCACGCGGCCACGCGCCCCGACTACATCTCCTGGGGCACGCAGGAGCAGTGA
- the RETREG3 gene encoding reticulophagy regulator 3 isoform X2: MPFPVSVLNILVARPDELDNESWGYVHPRLLGVPELCHHLAEGWVAGTNFFSNLFIFKRQNPGKFCLLVCGVFTFLAVLGRYIPGLLLSYLLLLFILLWPLAVYHRLGQRMYVRLEPALQRLRFSFRGYMIPKQREKQLRHRSLNQEAVDDGSDSEEELAAFCPKLDDSVVAKELTISDSEHSDAEVSYTENGMFNLSRGQTPLTEGSEDLDGHSDPEESFARDLPDFPSINPEVTGIDDEDDTSIGIPSLAYRSQVTEDLHLPYEQEEGSGLPPVQNLPGNIAGFVTRSMIQLALAGAPQPGPSRSDNPQRAAKTYLRMASLDLDTDAEGDDFELLDQSELNQLDPAGSRGQ, translated from the exons ATGCCTTTCCCAG TGTCTGTTCTTAATATTTTAGTGGCAAGACCTGACGAATTAGACAATGAGAG ctggggatACGTCCACCCTCGGCTGCTCGGAGTGCCAGAGCTCTGTCACCACCTGGCTGAAGGATGGGTGGCTGGGACCAACTTCTTCAGCAATCTCTTCATTTTCAAGAGGCAAAACCCTGGCAAG TTTTGCCTTCTAGTGTGTGGAGTCTTTACTTTCCTGGCTGTCCTGGGCCGCTATATCCCTGGACTCTTGCTCTCCTACTTGCTAT TGCTCTTCATCCTGCTGTGGCCCCTTGCTGTGTACCACAGACTGGGGCAGCGCATGTACGTGAGGCTGGAGCCAGCTCTGCAGCGGCTGCGGTTCAGCTTTCGAGGCTACATGATACCAAAGCAGCGGGAGAAGCAAT TGCGTCACCGATCCCTGAACCAGGAGGCTGTGGATGATGGGAGTGACAGTGAGGAGGAACTTGCTGCCTTCTGTCCTAag CTGGATGACTCCGTGGTCGCCAAGGAGCTCACCATCTCCGACTCAGAGCATTCGGATGCTGAGGTTTCCTACACAGAGAATGGGATGTTCAACCTTTCAAGGGGCCAGACTCCCCTGACAGAGGGGTCAGAAG acCTGGACGGTCACAGTGACCCAGAAGAATCTTTTGCCCGGGATCTCCCTGACTTCCCTTCCATAAACCCAGAGGTAACTGGCATAGATGATGAAGATGACACCAGCATTGGGATCCCAAGCCTGGCTTACCGCTCACAAGTGACTGAAGATCTGCACCTCCCATatgagcaggaggaaggcagtggCCTGCCCCCCGTACAGAACCTGCCTGGCAACATCGCCGGCTTCGTCACCAGAAGCATGATCCAGCTCGCCCTGGCAGGAGCCCCTCAGCCAGGCCCCTCACGCAGCGACAATCCCCAGAGGGCTGCAAAGACTTACCTCAGAATGGCCAGCTTGGACTTGGACACTGATGCGGAAGGAGATGACTTTGAACTGCTGGATCAGTCTGAGCTGAACCAGCTGGATCCTGCGGGCTCCCGGGGCCAGTAG